A genome region from Flavobacterium sp. CFS9 includes the following:
- a CDS encoding glucosaminidase domain-containing protein has product MVKKILALLILATVVGCSSSKPTIATTKKAAEVQRPRVATTKKPTYTKPIGKKYPSTNNTTEVIQSTSKTVVTSDLINNYILQYKDIAIGNMQKYGIPASIILAQGILESGAGKGDLALEANNHFGIKCHKDWLGESVRHDDDSAQECFRKYTEASESYRDHALFLVGKNRYATLFTYEKDDYKSWAKGLRAAGYATDPNYPDKLISYIERYNLHQYDCQVTGKSYKPFEKSAPVRSSSASSNTPSSSNSNDPNLYEVQKGDTLYSISKKFNVLVDDLKQKNNLSDNAISIGQKLRVK; this is encoded by the coding sequence ATGGTTAAAAAAATATTAGCACTTTTAATTCTGGCAACTGTAGTAGGCTGCTCTTCCAGTAAACCTACTATCGCGACGACCAAAAAAGCGGCAGAAGTCCAGAGGCCCAGAGTGGCAACAACCAAAAAGCCAACTTATACCAAACCAATTGGCAAAAAATACCCTTCTACAAATAATACAACTGAGGTTATTCAGTCTACTTCAAAAACAGTTGTAACCAGCGATTTAATCAATAATTATATTTTACAGTACAAAGATATTGCAATAGGCAATATGCAGAAGTACGGCATTCCGGCAAGTATCATTCTGGCACAGGGAATTTTAGAATCCGGTGCAGGAAAAGGAGATCTGGCCCTGGAAGCCAATAATCATTTTGGGATTAAATGTCATAAGGATTGGCTGGGAGAAAGTGTTCGTCACGATGATGATTCTGCTCAGGAATGTTTCAGAAAATATACAGAAGCATCTGAATCGTACAGAGATCACGCTTTATTTTTGGTTGGAAAAAACAGATATGCAACTTTATTTACTTACGAAAAAGACGATTATAAATCTTGGGCAAAGGGATTAAGAGCGGCAGGTTATGCGACAGATCCCAATTATCCGGATAAATTAATTAGCTATATCGAACGATACAATTTACATCAATACGATTGTCAGGTTACTGGAAAAAGCTATAAACCTTTTGAAAAATCAGCTCCGGTGAGAAGTTCTTCGGCTTCTTCCAACACTCCGTCATCTTCTAATTCCAATGATCCAAATTTATATGAAGTTCAAAAGGGAGATACCTTGTATTCGATTTCAAAAAAATTCAACGTATTGGTTGACGATTTAAAACAAAAAAATAATCTTTCGGATAACGCGATTTCGATAGGACAGAAGTTGAGAGTGAAATAG
- a CDS encoding 1-aminocyclopropane-1-carboxylate deaminase/D-cysteine desulfhydrase, with protein MNQEIHITFPKGISLTIKREDLIHPFVSGNKFRKLKYNLLQAKTEDKKTLLTFGGAFSNHIAAVAYAGKEQGLRTIGVIRGEELFNKIEENPTLKFAQENGMEFEFATREEYRHKNEDSFIEKLKDKFGDFYLVPEGGTNELAVRGCEEILTREDAHFDFVCCAVGTGGTISGLINSALPHQKILGFPALKGDFLTDEIRIFAKKDNWDLISDYHFGGYGKVNLELIEFINAFLEENKVPLDPIYTGKMVFGVIDLIHKNYFPEHSKILLLHTGGLQGIEGMNIKLKQKKLPILKSNG; from the coding sequence TTGAATCAGGAAATTCATATTACTTTTCCGAAGGGTATTTCGCTGACTATAAAACGGGAAGATTTGATTCATCCGTTTGTTTCAGGAAATAAATTCAGGAAACTTAAATACAATTTACTTCAGGCGAAAACCGAAGACAAGAAGACGCTGTTGACTTTTGGTGGAGCTTTTTCCAATCATATTGCAGCAGTTGCTTATGCTGGAAAAGAGCAGGGTTTGAGAACAATTGGAGTGATTAGAGGCGAGGAGCTTTTTAATAAAATTGAAGAGAATCCTACATTAAAATTTGCTCAGGAAAACGGAATGGAGTTTGAGTTTGCGACGCGGGAAGAGTACCGACATAAAAATGAAGATTCCTTTATAGAAAAACTAAAAGATAAATTTGGTGATTTCTATTTAGTACCCGAAGGCGGAACAAATGAACTGGCCGTGAGAGGATGTGAAGAGATTTTGACCAGAGAAGATGCTCATTTTGATTTTGTTTGCTGTGCGGTAGGAACGGGCGGAACAATATCGGGATTGATTAATAGTGCGTTGCCGCATCAGAAAATTTTGGGATTTCCAGCGTTAAAAGGTGACTTTTTAACCGATGAAATTCGTATTTTTGCAAAGAAAGATAACTGGGATTTAATTTCTGACTATCATTTTGGAGGTTATGGGAAGGTAAATTTGGAATTAATTGAATTTATCAACGCTTTTTTGGAAGAAAATAAAGTGCCTTTAGATCCAATTTATACGGGAAAGATGGTTTTTGGCGTTATAGACTTAATACATAAAAACTATTTTCCTGAACATTCAAAAATTTTACTCCTTCACACCGGCGGACTGCAGGGCATTGAAGGAATGAATATTAAATTGAAGCAGAAAAAATTACCAATACTTAAAAGCAATGGTTAA
- a CDS encoding DUF5522 domain-containing protein, which produces MKEQSNENKLTEGEDFYYTPEGYKCFTEKHHLKRGYCCKSGCRHCPYGFDKRTGEIRK; this is translated from the coding sequence ATGAAGGAGCAAAGTAATGAAAATAAATTAACTGAAGGGGAAGATTTTTACTATACCCCCGAAGGTTATAAATGCTTTACTGAAAAACACCATCTAAAACGTGGTTATTGCTGTAAAAGCGGCTGTCGTCATTGTCCGTATGGATTTGACAAACGAACAGGGGAAATAAGGAAATAA
- the lipB gene encoding lipoyl(octanoyl) transferase LipB, protein MNKKIQLQDLGNKDYKSTWEYQEELFKDIVDLKIRNRREELDLETPNYLLFVEHPHVYTLGKSGDFENLLLNEKQLEAKGATFYKINRGGDITYHGPGQIVGYPILDLENFFTDIHKYLRFLEESIILTLEEYGLKSGRSDGETGVWLDVGTPFARKICALGVRASRWVTMHGFALNVNVDLGYFDNIIPCGIRGKGVTSLQVELGVEKVDEEEVKAKIIKHLTHLFEAEFV, encoded by the coding sequence ATGAATAAAAAAATTCAACTTCAGGATTTAGGAAACAAAGACTATAAATCGACCTGGGAATATCAGGAAGAACTTTTCAAAGATATAGTCGACCTAAAGATCAGAAACAGAAGGGAAGAGCTCGATCTGGAAACTCCCAATTATTTGTTGTTTGTAGAGCATCCGCACGTGTATACACTAGGCAAAAGCGGGGATTTTGAAAATTTGCTCCTGAACGAAAAACAGCTTGAGGCCAAAGGAGCTACCTTTTATAAAATCAATCGCGGTGGTGATATTACGTATCACGGACCGGGACAAATTGTAGGATACCCCATTTTGGATCTCGAAAATTTCTTTACTGATATTCATAAGTACTTACGTTTTCTCGAAGAATCTATTATTCTGACTTTGGAAGAATATGGTTTAAAGTCCGGACGAAGTGACGGTGAAACAGGAGTATGGCTGGACGTTGGAACTCCGTTTGCCAGAAAAATTTGTGCGCTTGGCGTTCGGGCGTCACGCTGGGTAACCATGCACGGATTTGCTTTAAATGTAAATGTCGATTTGGGTTACTTTGATAACATTATTCCATGTGGAATCCGTGGTAAAGGAGTGACTTCCTTACAGGTAGAGCTTGGCGTCGAAAAAGTTGATGAAGAAGAAGTAAAAGCGAAAATCATCAAACATTTAACTCATTTGTTTGAAGCGGAGTTTGTTTAA
- a CDS encoding zinc-dependent metalloprotease: MKKFLILTTIAAFVLFPTSQFAQSNKKKSKKDESAAAPPEKKPESSIKDYSKVITKDAISDDGLFKVHKVDKKYYFEIPNKYLNKDMLLVSRLSKLPANLGGGYVNAGSETNEQLIVWQRFQDKILIKSKSYNAVANDTLPISISVKSNNYEPTLFAFDIVAFSKDSANTVVDVTKFYSTDVKAISGISAEMRETYKVKGLDDSRSFINTIKSFPMNIEVIQDMTYNASKPSMLEDTESISIQMNQSMILLPEVPMKPRLADPRVGWFTISQYDYGSNELKSDLKTYIRRWRLEPKDPEAYARGELVEPVKPIVYYLDPATPEKLRKYIKQGIEEWQKPFETAGFKNAIIAKDAPTKEEDPDFSPEDVRYSVVRYVASTTRNAVGPSVSDPRSGEIIESDVIWYHNHLRSYRNRYLLETGAANPSARTLQTGDEEMGEMMRMVIAHEVGHALGFPHNMGASCAYDVESYRNGDFTQQNGISASIMDYARYNYIAQPGDKNIRFIRKMGAYDHYALNWGYRVIPNAKSPQDETATLDKWILDKAGNPLYKFGKQSSAFDPTSQTEDIGNNSMKASTYGLKNLEYVAAHLNEWTSNVTNNYEDLDELYKEMLDVWSRYVGHVVTNVGGVYENTKKPNQAGSVYEVVPKAKQIEAMNWLQANAFASPTWIVNVTTLKNTDFAGYAEKFRSLQVRQLNSLLSIGRIGRLVDNEILGADTYKALDLLRDTRKGIWKEAATPGNVTIYRRNLQRGYIDRMGALMTEEIKPSDRSTVYYNVGQSDVRALVRGELNALRGTLLAAKARPVNAETKYHYEDCIKRIDLILNPK; this comes from the coding sequence ATGAAGAAATTTCTCATTTTAACTACAATAGCAGCATTTGTGCTATTTCCCACTTCTCAATTTGCACAATCAAATAAGAAAAAATCTAAAAAAGACGAATCGGCAGCTGCTCCACCGGAGAAAAAACCGGAGTCATCAATTAAAGACTATAGCAAGGTAATCACCAAGGACGCTATTTCAGATGATGGACTTTTTAAAGTACATAAAGTCGATAAAAAATACTATTTCGAGATTCCCAATAAATACCTGAACAAAGACATGCTTTTAGTAAGCAGGCTGTCTAAACTGCCGGCTAATTTGGGTGGCGGTTATGTAAACGCAGGATCAGAAACCAATGAGCAACTAATTGTCTGGCAGCGTTTTCAGGATAAAATTCTAATCAAATCAAAATCATACAATGCAGTTGCCAACGATACTTTACCGATCAGTATTTCGGTAAAATCAAATAACTACGAACCTACTTTATTTGCTTTTGACATTGTGGCTTTTAGTAAAGATTCGGCTAACACGGTAGTAGATGTTACTAAATTTTACAGCACCGATGTGAAAGCCATTAGTGGGATATCGGCAGAAATGCGTGAGACGTATAAAGTAAAAGGACTTGACGATTCAAGAAGTTTTATTAATACGATCAAAAGTTTTCCGATGAATATCGAGGTGATTCAGGATATGACCTATAATGCTTCAAAACCATCGATGCTGGAAGATACAGAATCAATTAGCATTCAAATGAACCAATCGATGATTTTATTGCCTGAAGTACCAATGAAACCAAGATTGGCAGATCCAAGAGTAGGCTGGTTTACCATAAGCCAGTACGATTATGGAAGCAATGAATTGAAATCTGACCTTAAAACTTACATTCGCCGTTGGAGATTGGAACCGAAAGATCCGGAAGCGTATGCAAGAGGAGAACTAGTTGAACCGGTAAAACCTATCGTTTACTATTTAGACCCTGCGACTCCTGAAAAATTACGCAAGTATATTAAACAAGGAATCGAAGAATGGCAGAAGCCTTTTGAGACGGCAGGATTTAAGAATGCCATTATCGCAAAAGATGCCCCGACAAAAGAAGAAGATCCTGACTTTAGTCCGGAAGATGTTCGATATTCTGTTGTTCGTTATGTGGCGAGTACTACTCGAAATGCAGTTGGTCCGAGTGTTTCCGACCCTAGAAGCGGTGAAATAATCGAAAGCGATGTGATCTGGTACCACAATCATTTACGTTCTTACAGAAACCGATATTTATTAGAAACCGGAGCGGCAAACCCATCAGCCAGAACATTACAAACCGGTGATGAAGAAATGGGAGAGATGATGCGTATGGTAATTGCTCATGAAGTAGGTCATGCTTTAGGTTTTCCGCATAATATGGGGGCAAGCTGTGCCTATGATGTAGAAAGTTACCGAAATGGTGATTTTACACAGCAAAACGGAATTTCTGCCAGTATTATGGACTATGCGAGATACAATTATATTGCACAGCCGGGAGATAAAAATATTCGTTTTATTCGTAAAATGGGAGCTTACGATCACTATGCTCTGAACTGGGGATACAGAGTGATTCCGAATGCAAAATCTCCTCAGGACGAAACAGCAACTCTGGACAAATGGATTTTGGACAAAGCCGGAAATCCTTTGTATAAATTTGGAAAACAAAGCAGTGCTTTTGACCCTACTTCTCAAACCGAAGATATTGGAAATAATTCAATGAAAGCAAGTACTTACGGGCTTAAAAACCTGGAATATGTAGCAGCCCACCTGAACGAATGGACCAGTAATGTGACCAATAACTACGAAGATCTGGATGAATTGTACAAAGAAATGTTAGACGTTTGGAGCCGATATGTTGGGCATGTGGTGACAAATGTTGGTGGGGTTTATGAAAATACAAAGAAACCAAATCAGGCAGGAAGTGTTTATGAGGTAGTACCGAAAGCGAAACAAATTGAAGCAATGAACTGGCTTCAGGCAAATGCTTTTGCATCACCAACATGGATTGTAAATGTCACGACTTTAAAGAATACCGATTTTGCAGGTTATGCAGAAAAATTCAGAAGTTTACAGGTGAGACAGCTGAACAGCTTGCTTAGTATTGGACGTATCGGCAGATTGGTAGACAATGAAATTCTGGGGGCAGATACTTACAAAGCGCTGGATTTATTGAGAGATACCCGAAAAGGAATCTGGAAAGAAGCCGCAACACCAGGAAATGTTACGATTTACAGAAGAAACTTGCAGCGTGGCTATATTGATCGAATGGGAGCCTTAATGACAGAAGAAATTAAGCCATCTGACCGATCAACGGTATATTATAATGTGGGGCAATCTGATGTCAGAGCCTTGGTTCGTGGAGAACTGAATGCGTTAAGAGGTACACTTTTAGCAGCAAAAGCAAGACCCGTAAATGCAGAAACCAAATACCATTACGAGGATTGTATTAAAAGAATTGACTTAATTCTTAATCCGAAATAA
- a CDS encoding 2-hydroxyacid dehydrogenase, translating to MSLNNTVNKNKIAFFSTQPYDKTFFNKYNDSFGFELDFFETQLNPQTAALIEKALIVCVFVNDIVNEAVLKQLAEKGVKIIALRCAGFNNVDLDAAKKYNLKVCRVPAYSPQAVAEHAMAMILTLNRKTHKAYNRVREQNFALNGLLGFDLFGKTVGIIGTGNIGKAFAKIAIGFGCKVLAYDIVTSVEMEKDGVQFVSLEEIFKSSDIISLHCPLNDQTKHIVNKESILLMKDSVMIINTSRGALIETAAVIEGLKEGKIGYLGIDVYEQEEKLFFRDLSADIIQDDAIQRLMSFPNVLVTAHQAFFTNEALTQIALVTFNNIKSLLDQNDIENKAALLV from the coding sequence ATGAGTTTAAACAATACAGTTAATAAGAATAAAATAGCTTTTTTTTCAACACAGCCTTACGATAAAACCTTCTTTAATAAATATAATGATTCGTTTGGTTTTGAATTGGATTTCTTTGAAACACAATTGAATCCTCAAACAGCTGCATTGATTGAAAAAGCATTGATTGTTTGTGTTTTTGTGAACGATATTGTCAACGAAGCAGTATTGAAGCAATTGGCTGAAAAAGGAGTGAAAATTATTGCTTTGCGTTGTGCAGGTTTTAATAATGTTGATTTGGATGCCGCTAAAAAGTACAATTTGAAAGTTTGCCGTGTTCCTGCTTATTCGCCTCAGGCTGTTGCAGAGCATGCTATGGCGATGATTCTGACCTTGAATAGAAAAACGCATAAAGCTTACAACAGGGTTAGGGAACAAAATTTTGCACTGAATGGTTTATTAGGATTCGATTTGTTTGGGAAGACTGTCGGAATCATTGGAACTGGAAATATTGGGAAGGCCTTTGCAAAGATTGCGATAGGATTTGGCTGTAAAGTTCTGGCGTATGATATCGTAACCAGTGTAGAAATGGAAAAAGACGGGGTGCAGTTTGTTTCGCTGGAAGAAATCTTCAAATCCAGTGATATTATCTCTTTGCATTGTCCCTTAAACGACCAAACGAAACATATTGTTAACAAGGAGTCTATTCTTTTAATGAAAGACAGCGTGATGATCATCAATACCAGTCGTGGAGCTTTGATTGAAACAGCGGCTGTTATTGAAGGTCTGAAAGAAGGTAAAATAGGGTATTTGGGAATTGATGTTTACGAACAGGAGGAGAAATTATTTTTTAGAGATCTTTCAGCTGATATTATTCAGGACGATGCGATTCAGCGTTTGATGAGTTTTCCAAATGTACTGGTGACCGCACATCAGGCCTTTTTTACGAATGAAGCTTTAACGCAGATCGCTTTGGTGACTTTTAATAACATTAAGTCTTTGCTGGATCAGAATGATATCGAAAATAAAGCAGCTTTGTTAGTTTAA
- a CDS encoding DUF4274 domain-containing protein encodes MEEVFNKKNKNRVLKAVNGEMSYQKLTAAEWHQFVQNWNYDDGIEPFEWIVKQKTLDKGTVLCLYWLLQPDYFCRFKSEDEAREDLHFGQYKLLKEIEERYTAGFYQDENFSFDPKESFADENSGLKCIPAEMLIKTKGVAFERLDIEFAFLRNPNEKELKTIASRIADAVKIIQISKPDFVYDNSDTAVSAIVDSVGYWKVNELGKIKIKNLSYLWMDCMHKKHNWDWIVWDWETGNNLGVTNVTKELTCLADTIINHTIDGFQSTSIISDLYKDLEGVNNFYDLKRDLYSGIGLLFSTDHMKFRN; translated from the coding sequence ATGGAAGAGGTATTTAATAAAAAAAATAAAAACAGGGTTTTAAAAGCGGTAAATGGAGAGATGTCCTATCAGAAGTTAACTGCAGCAGAATGGCATCAGTTTGTTCAAAACTGGAATTATGATGATGGGATTGAACCGTTTGAGTGGATTGTCAAACAAAAAACACTTGATAAAGGAACTGTTCTTTGTTTGTATTGGCTGTTGCAGCCCGATTATTTTTGCAGGTTTAAAAGTGAAGACGAGGCAAGAGAAGATTTGCATTTCGGGCAATATAAATTGTTGAAAGAAATCGAAGAAAGATATACAGCAGGCTTTTATCAGGACGAAAATTTTTCCTTTGATCCCAAAGAAAGTTTTGCAGATGAAAATTCCGGTTTAAAATGCATTCCAGCTGAAATGCTGATTAAGACAAAAGGAGTAGCTTTCGAACGACTGGATATTGAATTTGCTTTTTTAAGAAATCCGAACGAAAAAGAGCTGAAAACGATCGCCAGCCGCATTGCAGATGCCGTGAAGATTATTCAGATTTCAAAACCTGATTTTGTTTACGATAATTCAGATACAGCAGTAAGTGCCATTGTCGACAGTGTAGGATACTGGAAAGTGAATGAGTTAGGGAAGATCAAAATTAAAAATCTGTCGTATTTATGGATGGATTGTATGCATAAAAAACACAATTGGGACTGGATTGTCTGGGATTGGGAAACCGGAAATAATCTGGGGGTAACAAATGTTACCAAAGAGCTAACCTGTTTGGCAGATACCATTATCAATCATACCATAGACGGATTTCAGTCAACTTCGATAATTAGTGATTTGTACAAGGACTTAGAAGGAGTGAATAATTTTTATGATTTAAAAAGAGATCTTTACAGCGGGATTGGGTTACTTTTTAGTACCGATCATATGAAATTCAGAAACTAA
- the hemL gene encoding glutamate-1-semialdehyde 2,1-aminomutase, whose product MIYKRSSQLFAEAEKVIPGGVNSPVRAFKAVGGTPIFVKSAKGAYLYDEDGNKLIDYINSWGPMVLGHAYQPVVDAVIEKAKLGTSFGMPTELETEIAALAVSMVPNIDKIRFVNSGTEACMSAIRLARGFTKRDKIIKFAGCYHGHSDSFLIQAGSGAVTFGSPNSPGVTEGTAKDTLLAKYNDLENVKTLIDANKGEIAAIIIEAVAGNMGCIPPQKGFLEGLRELCTANGILLIFDEVMTGFRLARGGVQELYNINADIVTFGKVIGGGLPVGAFAAREEIMNYLAPLGPVYQAGTLSGNPLAMAAGLAMLQALNNDPAIFTRLEEKTAYLEAGIDRVLKANNVIFTINRVGSMISVHFDANPVVDFQTAAKGDNETFKKFFHGLLQEGVYIAPSAYETWFITDALTYEDLDFTINAIDKVSKTF is encoded by the coding sequence ATGATTTATAAAAGAAGTAGTCAGCTTTTTGCTGAAGCAGAAAAAGTAATTCCGGGAGGAGTAAATTCACCGGTAAGAGCATTTAAAGCGGTTGGTGGAACTCCAATTTTTGTAAAGAGCGCCAAGGGTGCTTATTTGTATGATGAAGACGGAAATAAATTAATCGATTATATCAATTCATGGGGGCCAATGGTCCTGGGACATGCTTACCAGCCAGTTGTGGATGCGGTAATCGAAAAAGCAAAACTGGGAACTTCTTTTGGAATGCCAACGGAATTAGAAACTGAAATTGCAGCTTTAGCGGTTTCGATGGTTCCGAATATTGATAAAATAAGATTTGTAAATTCAGGTACAGAGGCTTGCATGAGTGCCATTCGTTTGGCTCGTGGATTTACAAAAAGAGATAAAATCATCAAGTTTGCAGGCTGTTACCACGGACATTCAGATTCATTTTTGATTCAGGCGGGAAGTGGTGCCGTAACTTTCGGATCGCCAAACAGCCCTGGTGTTACAGAAGGAACTGCAAAAGATACTTTATTGGCAAAATACAATGATCTAGAGAATGTAAAAACTTTAATCGACGCTAATAAAGGTGAAATTGCTGCGATTATCATCGAAGCTGTTGCAGGAAATATGGGGTGTATCCCGCCACAAAAAGGTTTTCTGGAAGGCTTAAGAGAATTGTGTACGGCAAACGGAATTTTACTGATTTTTGATGAGGTTATGACTGGTTTCCGTTTGGCTCGTGGTGGAGTTCAGGAATTGTACAACATCAATGCGGATATCGTAACTTTCGGAAAAGTAATTGGTGGAGGTTTACCTGTAGGTGCTTTTGCAGCCCGTGAAGAAATCATGAATTATCTAGCACCGCTTGGTCCGGTATATCAGGCAGGAACATTATCAGGGAATCCGTTGGCAATGGCTGCAGGTTTGGCAATGTTACAGGCACTGAATAATGATCCGGCAATCTTTACCCGTTTAGAAGAAAAAACAGCTTACTTAGAAGCCGGAATCGATAGAGTTTTAAAAGCCAATAATGTGATTTTTACAATCAATAGAGTAGGATCGATGATTTCAGTTCATTTTGATGCAAATCCGGTTGTTGATTTTCAAACTGCTGCGAAAGGCGATAATGAAACGTTTAAAAAATTCTTCCACGGCTTGTTGCAAGAAGGGGTTTATATTGCACCATCGGCTTACGAAACCTGGTTTATTACCGATGCGCTAACTTATGAAGATCTTGATTTTACAATCAATGCGATAGATAAAGTTTCGAAAACTTTTTAA
- the lysS gene encoding lysine--tRNA ligase gives MALSEQEIIRREKLQNLRNLGINPYPANLFPVNHTSKQIKESFEEGKKVIVAGRLMSVRDQGKACFAELQDSEGRIQLYVNRDVLCEGDDKTLYNQVFKKLTDLGDFIGIEGELFTTKVGAQCIRVDAFTFLSKTLRPLPLPKVDEEGNVHDAFNDAELRYRMRYVDLTVNPQVKETFIKRTKLFTAMRGYFNNAGYLEVDTPVLQSIPGGASARPFITHHNSLDIPLYMRIANELYLKRLIVGGFEGVYEFSRNFRNEGMDRTHNPEFTAMEIYVAYKDYNWMMEFAEGLLEHCAIAVNGTSEVTFGEHKINFKAPYARVTMTDSIKHFTGFDISGKTEQELFEAARGMGIEVDETMGKGKLIDEIFGAKCEGNYIQPTFITDYPKEMSPLCKEHRDNPALTERFELMVCGKEIANAYSELNDPIDQRERFEDQMRLAAKGDDEANGIIDEDFLRALEYGMPPTSGMGIGMDRLIMYLTNNASIQEVLLFPQMRPEKKQAQIELSDEEKFIIDLLQKSENKMDLQQLKITANLSGKKWDASMKNLSKHGLTKVAVEGEFKFVELVG, from the coding sequence ATGGCATTATCAGAACAAGAAATCATCCGAAGAGAAAAACTTCAAAACTTACGCAACTTAGGAATCAATCCTTATCCGGCTAATCTTTTTCCTGTAAATCATACTTCAAAGCAGATAAAGGAATCTTTTGAGGAAGGTAAGAAGGTTATTGTTGCCGGACGTTTGATGAGTGTGAGAGATCAGGGGAAAGCTTGTTTTGCTGAATTACAGGATAGCGAAGGACGTATTCAATTGTACGTGAATCGTGATGTTTTGTGTGAAGGTGATGATAAAACGTTGTACAATCAGGTATTTAAAAAATTAACTGATTTAGGTGACTTTATTGGTATTGAAGGAGAATTATTCACTACAAAAGTTGGAGCGCAATGTATTCGCGTTGATGCATTTACTTTTTTAAGTAAAACATTACGTCCGCTTCCGCTGCCAAAAGTTGATGAAGAAGGAAATGTACACGATGCGTTTAACGATGCTGAATTGCGTTACAGAATGCGTTATGTAGATTTAACCGTAAATCCTCAGGTTAAAGAAACTTTTATCAAGCGTACCAAGCTATTTACAGCAATGCGTGGTTATTTTAACAATGCAGGATATCTTGAAGTTGATACTCCCGTTTTACAATCAATTCCGGGTGGTGCTTCGGCAAGACCTTTTATTACACACCACAACTCGCTTGACATTCCGCTTTACATGCGTATTGCAAACGAATTGTATTTAAAAAGATTAATTGTGGGTGGATTTGAAGGGGTTTATGAATTCTCCCGAAACTTCCGTAACGAAGGGATGGACAGAACGCATAATCCTGAGTTTACAGCCATGGAAATATATGTAGCCTACAAAGACTACAACTGGATGATGGAATTTGCAGAGGGCTTACTTGAGCACTGTGCGATTGCGGTAAACGGAACAAGTGAAGTTACTTTTGGCGAGCACAAAATCAACTTTAAAGCACCTTACGCTCGTGTTACGATGACCGACTCTATTAAACATTTTACCGGATTTGATATTTCCGGAAAAACAGAGCAGGAATTGTTTGAAGCTGCCAGAGGAATGGGAATTGAGGTTGACGAAACTATGGGGAAAGGAAAACTAATCGATGAGATTTTTGGCGCAAAATGTGAAGGAAACTACATTCAGCCTACTTTCATTACTGATTATCCAAAAGAAATGTCTCCTTTATGTAAAGAACACCGTGACAATCCGGCTCTTACGGAGCGTTTTGAACTAATGGTTTGCGGTAAGGAAATTGCAAATGCTTACTCAGAATTAAATGACCCGATTGACCAGCGCGAGCGTTTTGAAGATCAAATGCGTTTGGCCGCAAAAGGTGATGATGAAGCAAACGGAATTATCGATGAGGATTTCTTAAGAGCACTTGAATATGGTATGCCTCCAACATCAGGAATGGGAATTGGAATGGACCGTTTGATCATGTATTTAACCAATAATGCCTCAATCCAGGAAGTTTTATTGTTCCCGCAAATGCGTCCGGAGAAAAAACAGGCTCAGATAGAACTTTCTGATGAAGAAAAATTCATCATCGATTTACTTCAGAAAAGTGAAAATAAAATGGATCTTCAGCAATTAAAAATTACAGCTAATTTAAGCGGTAAAAAATGGGATGCTTCCATGAAAAATTTATCTAAACATGGCCTGACTAAAGTAGCGGTTGAAGGTGAGTTTAAATTTGTGGAATTGGTAGGATAA